GCTCCCCCTGATAGATACTCCCCTGATGAACTTTCTCACGAGGTTTGGCGGCGACGTATTTCTGGCACTCTTTGTCGCTTTTGCAGTGTTGACCGAATGGAGGAAGAACGGCAGGGTCTCTCGGAGCACTCTCCTTTTCATCCTCGCCGTTGCCGTCGGCCTTGCCGCCGTCGGTGCACTCAAACTCATCTTTGCCGAACCGAGACCCAGGTCTTACGGTTCAGGAATCGGGGGCTACGCCTTCCCCTCGGGCCACGCCTTCCGTGCTGCGATAATAGCGGCCTACGGTTCTGACAGGTGGGGGAGGTACGCTCCTATCTTCTGGGCCTACGCCGTTGGAATAGCCCTCACGAGGCTCCTCCTCCACGTTCACTGGTTCAGCGACGTCCTCTTCAGCCTGCTCTTTGCCCCCTGGCTCTACCTCATGCTCAAATCACTCCTCGGAGGGAAGTTTGAATGAACGGCTTCCTTGAAGTCTTTCTGCTCTCCCTCGTCCCGACCTTCGAGGGGCGCTATGCCATAGTCTACGGCATCGGTATGGGCTATCCCCTATGGGAGACGCTCCTTGCCGCTTCCCTCGGCGTCCTGCTCCTTTCGCTGGCCCTTCCCGCCCTGCTCCCCTACATAGACAGGCTGATGCTCTGGCTTGAGGGAACCTTCCTCAGAAAGGTGGCCCGCCTCTACCTCTACTACGTCGAGCGCGTTCGGAGAAAAGCCCACCCCTACGTTGAGAGGTGGGGCTTCATCGGACTGACGATATTCGTGGCGATACCGCTCCCCGGGACGGGCGTCTGGACCGGAGCTTTAGCGGCCTATCTCCTCGCCATAGAGAAGAGGCAGACGGTTCCGGCTTTAATCCTCGGTGGGCTTTTGAGCATGGCGATAACACTGTTGCCTGCCCTGGGCTTGTTCGGGTAAATAAGGAAATGCTTTAGAGTTTCCGGGCAATAACCACCGCAACAGTCACGAGCACGATGCCGCCGAGTACGTATGCCACTGTGCCCGAGATGGGGAATCCCCTGGAATTCCCGTTGGTGGAATTTCCCTTGGGGATATCCTCATGGTTCTTTATCCTGGGGTCAAGCGAGTACTTCCTGCCGCTAAGGTCTGTGAGCGATGCCGAGATGACGCCGCTGTCTCCCGCACTGGCCCTGATCACGGTTTCATAGTCCCTGAACCCCTCCTTCCTGAACACCAACGTATGAGTTCCGGGGGTTAGTGTGATGTTGCAGGGCGTTATGCAGGCGGTGGAATTCCCATCGATGTAGAGGTTGGCTCCCTCTGGAACGGACACTACCTCAAACTTCGGGTACGGTGAGAGCGTGAGATTCAGGATTAAGCGCTCTCCAGGCGACAGGACCACTTTTCTGCTCTTGGACACAAAGCCTTCCGCAGTTCCTGTAACCTCGTGTTCACCGGGAGTTACGTTTAGAACGCATCTTCCTGCACACACGGCTTTACCGTCTATAGCCACCTTCGCGTTTTCGGGGTACGTCGTTATAACGAGTGTTGAATTCAGGAGGGTGCCGTTTTCTGCATCCCTTTGATTTTCCTCTGTCCAGTGACCACCCTCAGATGTGCTTTCCAGCCCGTTGGGAAGGTTCCGGTACTCCGGAGGCAGACCGTAGACAATCTTCAGCGATATTGCCTGAGTTAGCGCGGTGAAGTTAACGCCAATCTCGGCTCCATTCACAGGTGGATTCACAATAAAGCTGATACGGGGAGTGAGTCCCGCAGTGGTGGTAACGTTGGAGGCGAGTGTTATGTTGTACCTCTGGATAGGGTTGAGCCTGAAGTCCACGCGCCTGCTGTTCATATCAAAGCCGTATCCCGGGGTAGCGTTGGTTATTATCGGCACGAACAGCTTTATGGGTGTCCTTAGTACGTTGTAGCTGGCGCCGAAGACGAGAACGGCCGAGTCCTTGGGGTGGGAGTCCATTTCAATCTCCCTGTACTCCGGGACATAGCTTGTCCAGTTGAGAAAATGACCGACCGATGCCCATCCGTCCTCTATCCCGTACATCTCCACGAGATAGTACTCTCCACAGATTTCAACAGGGGTTCCGTTGGGCAGGAGGAAGTAGCCATCCCCATTGGGGTTCTTCATGAGTTCAAACACCAGCCCGCGTCCGTTTATCGGGCCGTAGGTTGCCACCATGCATTCAAGGGCAGGTTCAGGGCCTTTGAGTTGTGGAGGAAGATTGATCGGCGGGCCGAACTGCACTTCAACAGGAGTGGCTCCTTCGGCCAGTATTGATTTTTCTACTTGGTCACCCTTCACCTTCACTATGGTTGTCAGCCCCTCTTTGATTAGAACCGGGATTTTCACGTCCAGCCCATTTATCTTTATAATCAGGGTGTAGTTCTCACCCTCTTTCGATGCAGGGAGTTCCACCCACGCCGGTGCTGTGAAGTTTATCCGTTCTTCCACGATGAAAACACTTGCGCCAGAATCCGAGTCCACGACCAATACGCCGTAACCGCTTTTCGGAAGCGCACTAACACTCCCAGTCGCGATGGAGAGCAGAAACATCATGCTGATCAGGATTGCGATCTTTTTCATTATCCTCACCTCACAGGGGAAACGCTTTTTCCAGCAACGGCAGAATATCCTGAGGGGAACCAGCGGCCTGTACCTTCCCAGCTGCTATTAAAACAGCGTAATCTGCTATTTCCATGAAGGGGCGCCAGATGTGGGAGATTATCACAAGATTCAGGCCGTTCTTGTGTTCTTCCCTTATAACCTCCATTACATCCCTCATGCCTTTTAGGTCGAGATTGGCCAGCGGCTCGTCGAGGAACACCACTTCCGGGTCTCCCACGAACGCCTGGGCGAGGCTTACCCTCTTCCTCATTCCCGCGGAGTAGTCTCGAATCTTTTTTCCGATGAATCTCCGGGCCCCGAACATCTCCGCGGCCTTTAGGACGCTCTCTCCATCGCCCCCTCTGGCCTCTGAGATGTATTCCAACCACTCCAGCCCTGTCCTCAGCGGCGGGAGGGCCGGCGGGTCGAAGGAGACGCCGATTCTCCTCTTTATTTGCTCGCTCTTCCAAGGGTCTTCTCCGAGAACCTCAACCCTTCCCGCAGTCGGCCTGTACGCTCCGGCGGCGATTTTCAGGAAAGTGGACTTGCCGCCCCCGTTGGGGCCGACTATGACCGTCAATCCCTCCGGAATCTCAACGTCAATGGAGTTCAGGGCGAGGACACTCCCGAAGCGCTTTGTAAGTTTCTCTGCCCTCACTATCATTGCCTCACCCCCACCCAGACTAGCGCGGCGAGAACAAACGCCACCGTTCCGCCGACCAGGTACTCAATTTTCAGCACTTCTCTAGATTGATACATCGCGAGGGTTCCAACGGCTATCCTCGCAGTGCCGTTTCCACGGTACACGAAATAGTACGTGCCGGAATCGGGAAGTTCCAGCTCCCGGTACATGTTCCCCATTGCGGTCAGGTTCGTGATGAACCTGTTCCGGACGCCATCGAAGACCTCGATTTCATACCTATCCTGATTCTCAGTTACGACGCTGATGGTAACCCTCCTCGCGGTCGGGACAAACACCGAAACGGAGGAACCATCATCGCTGAAGAACCCGTAGGCTGTTGGGGTCTCCTGGTAGTATCTGGGGAGAAATAGCGATTCTATGGTGAAGAGGAGAAGTGCGAGCAGAAGGAACACCGCAAACCTTCTCACCGGGCATCCCTCCTTTCGCTGAGGAGTATCGATGCCGCCAACAACATGGAAGGGAGGAAAAACCCGACTCTGACCACATTCCCGTAGGCGGCAACTGTGTGCCCCATTCCGTAGGCCACCGAACTCAGATAGGATGACATGGCGGCGGAGATGCTGAACGGGGGCAGGCTAGATATCCCGAGAATAACCGGAACGTACAGTACTGAGAGTCCCCCCAGAATCGAGGCGAACGAATTCGGTGACAGCAGGGCTATGAAAAGGGAGACCGAGACCGTGTAGAAGACCGCAATCAGGAAAAACGCCAGAACGTTACTCCAAACCCCGTCTCCGAGTATCCCGGCGAGGAGAGAAGGAGAGCCAGAGAGGACGTACCCCACGGCCAGGAAATAGGGGACCACGAACGATAGGGTCGTTAGAAGGAGGATTGAGGAAAACTTGATCAGGAACAACTTCCACTTCCTGATCGGGAGTGAGTAAACGGTTAGAGCTGCCAGCGAGTCCATCTCGCCCCTTATTGAAAGGCTGGAGAGCATAACTGCAACGAAGACAAGAACGCTGTACGCTTCCTGGGACAAAACAGGCAGGGCGAGCCTTGGAATGGTCCTGGCGTAGTGAACGGCGGATTCCTGGCTGAAGGGGCTCAACATGCCGGTTGCTCCCATACTGAGGGCGTCCTTCAAGAACGCCAGCCCCGTCAGCAGGAACCCGAAGAGGAAAACGGCGAGCTTCAGCGGGTCGTTCAGCTCCCATTCCAGCTGGGTTCTAACGGTGCCCATTATTCCACCACCTCATCAGAAGTGAAGCCATCAGTGCCAGAATTCCGGAGTACAGGTAGTACCTCCCGGGGCTATCGGGAGGGGAAGAGTTTCCTTCGTCGGGAAAAGCGATGTTCGTGTCGTAAAGTTTAATGCCGTCCGGCCACACACCATCTTCGGATTTTCCGCGGATCCTTCGGTCCATACTGTCGATGCCGAAAACTCCAAGTGCCATCAGCTCGGCGGAGTGGCTGAAAGTCCCCGCTATCATGACGCCGGTTAGGAAGTCGTAGGTGTACTCCTCTCTTCCGCCTCCAGAGATTGACCAGTTCCTCCCGGCATCGCTGAAGTAGAAACTCCTGGTTGTTATTCCGATATGGGGCGGCCTGAAGGGTCTGTAGTACGTCAGAACCGTGCTGTTGCCATAGGCACTGTAGGTGACGTTTCCCACCGAAACGTTGGTCTCCCTTGAAAGCCCCTCGAGACTGAAGAGCACCTCCCCGGGTCTCGGTGGATTCGAGGGGTCAATGAAGAGGGTGGCCTTTCCGATTGGGGTTCCGTTATCAAAGTACGTCATGGTCGTCAGGTTAAGGTTCAGCACCTTCCATATCGTCAGATTGGGAATTATTTCGAGATAGTTGCCCTCGAGGGTGGCATTCACAAACGTCACACTGATGTTAACACGGACAAATTCTTTTTGAATATCGATGATTTCAAAACGAAGGAATATCCTCGTACAGTCTCCGATTACAAAGGGAAAGCCGTCTTTTTTCCAGGGAGAATCGTCGCTCAAGCGGCTTATGATGTCGATTTTAACACTGGAAGGAAGCATTTCTGGATAGAGCTGGAACATGTACAAGTCCTTGACATCCCTTGGGCCGCCTTCGGGTTCAGGAAGGATATAAGTAGCATATACACCAGTTTTGAGCCAATTTTGAGTAGCGTTTGTTTTAGGCACTATCATAGTTAATAAGAAGAAAATGAAGAGTATTGGCAGATGTTTATGTTTCACGAATCATCACCGCTGTTCATGGTCACTGTTGGGGTCGGTACTGGATTTGCGTAGATAACTGCATATGCCCATCCAGTCTCTCCTGTGATCCTTTGATATTCAAATTTGGTGTATGCAATTTTTGATGTGTGGACCTTGTATGGACCCTCGATAATTTTTGTACCTTTGCTCCAGGAGACTGCATATATGTGCTCCACGGTATTGGTCTCGATAGATGCGCTTCCATCACATACCTTGACGTAGCCTCTGACTCCCGCCCAGTACCACTCTCCGTTGTTCCATACATAGTCATCCACGTCGTGTTTATAAATCTCCCAGCATCCCATAGGGGCATTGCTTTGGGAGGTTGCTACCACGAAGTTTCCGATAAAATATCCAAGAAGACTCACCATTAGTAAAACACTAATGGCTCTCTTCAATTAATCACCTCCTTGAGGTTATTCAAAAATCCTTTGAGGTATACTTTATGAATTTTTCTACCTGGTAGTTATCAGGCGAGCTCCCTTCCCATCGTCTCTTCTCCCAGCGCTAAGACATCCAGCGCACCTATTATCGCCACCACGGCAATCACAAGTACCGCCAAGGCGCTCCCGCTCAGCTCCATTATCCTGCCGGCAAGGATGGGCGCGATTCCTCCGCCTATCCTCGCCATAGCTCCCGCCCAGCCTGTTCCGGTGCCCCTGACTGCAGTGGGATAGAGCTCCGGCGTGTAGGCATAGATGGCCCCCCAGGCACCGAGGTTGAAGAAGCTGAAGGCTATGGCACTCGCTATTATCGCCGCCTCGTTGCCTGAGTTGGCCGCGAAGTAGAAGCCGACTCCAGCTATTCCCGAGAGCAGGAGGTAGTAGGAGAGGGTCTTCTTCCGGCCGATTCTTTCAAGCAGGTAGGCGGCGCTCCAGTAGCCGGGCAGCTGGGCTATGGCGGTGATTATGAAGTACTGGAAGCTCCTGAAGACGGTGATTCCCAGCGTTGTCGAGAGAAACCTCGGAAGCCAGATGAAGAAGCCGTAGTAGGCGAAGGCTATGCTGAACCAGGCTATCGTGAGCATGAGGGTCGTTTTACCATGGCGCCTCCAGAGGTCGCCGATCGAGGTCTTCTTGCCCATCTCCGGCTTTTCAAGCTTTACCTCCACGCCGAAGATTTTTCTTATGGTCTCCTCTGCCTCCTTAACGCGCCCCTTGACGAGAAGGAAGCGCGGCGATTCAGGCAGGGTTAGAAGAAGCGGAAGGATGAGTATTATCGCGCCGCCGAAGAGCAGTATGCTCCTCCAGTCGGCTTTGACTAGGATAGCGACCACTCCTATGATTATCGTCCCCACCGCCCAGAAGCTCTCAAGGATAGAAATCATCGCACCCCTTATCGAGCGGGGCATGAACTCGGCGAAGTAGGAGCTCGCAACCGGCAGAGAACCGCCGAGGCCGAGGCCGACGATGAAGCGGAGGACTATGAGGGCGTCCAGATTCCCTGCGAACGAGCTGACTATCGAGCCGAGGGAGAAGGTTGAGACTGCTAAGATGAGCGTCTTCTTCCGCCCAATCCTGTCGGCAAGGTAGCCGAAGAGCCACGCGCCGAAGAGCATGCCGAAGAGCGCCGCTGAGCCGAGGGAGCCGAGCTTTGTGAGGCTTCCCTGGAAGGCCGGGTCGTTCTTGAGGAGCGCTATCACGAAGCCCGCTGAAATCGTGTTCACGGCTATGAACGCCCATACGGTTCCGAGGATGGCCAAAAGCGTGTAGTGGAACTTATTCAACCGGGAGTTTTCGATGGCCTCCATTTTCCCAACCACCCAGTTTCATTTGCATGAAGAAGTTTTTAAGCGTTTTCTCGGTCGTTCCGTCCTGTTACACAGGTCTGGGGAATTTCCCGGGAGCTTTGGAGAATAATGTGACTCACAGTTCTTTAATCCCCGGAATTCTTTCCCACATCATTCAAAAAACTTAAATCCTTCGGGGATTCAACTTCCCATCCCGGGTGGTGGAATGAACCTGCTGGGCAGGTACAGGCTCCTCTTCGTCCTCATGAACACGGCCTTCATCGGTAACCTCACGGTCATCTATTATCTTTCGAAGGGCATCACCTACGGTCAGATCGGCCTTGTGAGTGCAATCTCCGCCCTCGGCTTCTTCCTCTTTGAGGTTCCGACCGGTGTCGTGGCCGACAAGGTGAGCAGAAAGACCAGCGTTCTTATCGGAATGGCGCTCTTCTCCTTCGGGACGGTCATCCTGATCCTTCTCCGGAACTTCCCTATGCTGATAGCTTACGCCGTCATCTCTTCCCTCGGGGCGACCTTTGTGAGCGGCAGTCTTCAGGCGTGGCTCTTCGACAATCTGAGGTACCTAGGGATGGAAAAGCGCTACCGCGAGGTGATGAAGGACATCAAGACCCTGACGCTTATTTCCTCCGCGTTCTCGATTTCAATCGGCGCATTTCTGGCACAGCTCTATGGATTCACCCTACCCCTCGTCATGACGCTCATGATGGAGCTCGGAGCCCTCGTGACGGCGCTATCCATACCCGAGTATGAGTTCAGGAGGCCTGAGGTTTCTTACCACATTCACGTTCTCCATTCCGCCAGAGAGCTCTTCAAAAATGACCTCCTCCCGTTGATTCTCATCTCAATCGCCGTGACGATGTCCATCAACCAGTTCAGAAAGTTCTTCGAGCCATATCTCGGCGAGATTCTCGCGGGAGAGCTTGGGACGACTCTAATGGGCACCCTCGGGCTTCTCGGCATCGTCGAGGTTGTTATCAAAACCCTCCCCCGGCTCCTCGGGATTAGACTGGGGAAGAAGTGGAGCGTGAGGGCCTATGAAATGGCACCCCTTGCGATTCCGGTTTTTACAGCCCTCTCGGTGCTCTTCCAGAACCCGCTCTTCATCGTCCTGCTTGGAGTCCTTGCGACGGTCGTGAACACGGCCTTCGGCTTCAACGTCTCCATAGAGTTCCAGCACAGGATACCGAGCGAAAAGAGGGCAACCGTTCTCTCCCTTAACATGATGTTCTCTGCAGTGGTGATGGCCCTCTTCTACACCCTCTACGGGTTCGCCGTTGACAGGTTCGGGTTGAGTGAAGCCAGACTGCTGTTCGCGGTGGTTCTTTTCGGCATCGGCCTGGCTTTCAAGCTGGCCAGCCTCGGCCCGCTGAGGGAGCCACTAGAGCTGAGGCATCTGGCGGAGTAGTCTTTCCGGCCTATTGCTACCGCTGAAAAACGAATTTGGGAGAGGTACCCTAAAACGCGGTACGAACTAATAATGTGTATAATACACTCAACCAACAAAAAGAAATGGAAGGCGTGTAGTGGAACTTATTCATGCTGACTTTGATAGAGGTACACGATGCTTTTTGAGTTGAGTGCCACAGGAGAGCGTCAAAACTCCAGCCTGTCAAGCTCCCTCAACATAACCGTCCATTGTTTTTCGGAGTACATAGACGGATCAGTGACTACTATAAGAGTACCTCCAAATTTGACAACGTGGTCTTTCAATGAGAGCAGGAACTTGAACGCATTTTCGAAGCCGTTTTCCAGTACTAAATATTCGAAGCAGTCGAGGACAACAATTGAGTGTCCCTTTTCGAGATGTTTTTTGACAAGGTCTATCAGTATCCCTATATCGGTGGGCCGTACAGTCACAATGTTTTTCCATGGGGCAGTCGAAGCAACCCGAGTAACCCAAAAGACGGGGAACGTGGGAGTCTCATCCTCAGGAGGTGTTCTGGTGATAAGAACCCCGTTTCCTGTGTACTTCATCCTCTGGAGGATTAATGAGATATATCGCTTATTGTCCACGTAGAATGCGCCATGGGGTATATTACCCACTGGGGCCTTGGGAGGTACGATCTGAAAAAGTGCATACTTTGCCATCCCAATAAACATCATCGCCCTGAACAGTGCTCCAGCGCCGTAAAGATATGGAGCAAGTGCAGTTGTTATTGTTGCGGGATACGTGAGGTTGATGGCACCGAGGAGAAATGCACCCACGGGGAACAGCGTGGCGGTGCTCTTTATTCCTATCTCCTTTCTCATGAGGGTGTATCCCGTGGCCATGAGAGACAGTCCCAAAAAGGGCAGAGGAAACGCCATCATGAGCATGGGGGTGTACCAAAGAGCGTCGCGAGCAGAACGTACGCAGACCCACTCACCGCGGTTAAAATTATCAGGATCTGACCGCTCGTGCTCCTGAGTCGTTCATGGAGGCAGAGGGAAGTCGCGAGAAGGAGTATTCCCTCGACCACCGCCAGCAGGGAAAGGAGGGGAACCAGGACTTTGGCCTCGGGATTGAGTCCCAGATTTTCAAGGATCGGCTTTTGAGCAAGGGCCGCGAGGGAGTCTATCCACAGCGCCAGGCTCAGAAAGAGCAGGAATTCCTCACGTTTTCTTATCCACCTGTAGGTGGTAAACCCCCACGTTGAGAACCTCATCACAACATTCAGGACTTCCAGCACACATCTCACCTGCCGTTGGCGGTTTGTGTAATGAATATTTAAAACTTTTAGTCTGTTTAAAGTCGTTTCACAAAATAGTGTTAAAAAGTTAAAGCATGGTTCACTTCGTCGCCCTGGTTATGCCAACGTCCTCCACGAGAACGTACGGCGTTGAAACCGGCGTCCTGACCTCCCACCAGTGGATGTGGTAGCTCTCCTTCCCGAGCGCCTTGATCCCCTCAAGGATCCTCTGGAAGTTGTCACTCACGCGGATGTTCCTTATCGGCCTTAGCTCTCCGTTTTCCACGAGGAATATCCCATCCCTCGGGATGGTCGAGAAGTCGCCGGCGACGTAGTTCTGGAAGCGGGTGTACCAGACGTTAGTGATGTAAATGCCTTTCTTCACCTCGCTGAAGAGCTCCTCCTTGGTGTAATCGCCCGGCTCAAGGACGATGTTCCAGGCATGGGGCATCATTAAGCCGGCGTTGGCCGTCGTCTCCGTCCCGTACTTCTTCGCCATGCTGGTGTTGAGCAGGAAGGTCTTGAAGGTTCCGTTCTCGATTATCGTGGTCTCCCTCGTGGGCACTCCCTCGTCGTCGAACTTTCTGCTGCCATAGCCGTTGGGCATGTTGCCGACGTCCTTTATCGTGACGATTTCATTGGCTACTTTCTGACCCAGCTTGTTCACCAGGAAGCTAAAACCGGCCTCTGCCGCGTAAGCCGATGTCATGAAGCTCATGTAGCTCAGCAGGTTGGCGAAGGCTAAGGGGTCAAAGATGACGTCGAATTTTCCTTCCGGCCCCTGCTCCGGATTCTGGGCGAGCTTTGCAATCTCGCCGGCCTTCCTGCCGGCTGACTCCGGGTCGAACTTCTTGAGAATTCTCACCGAGTTCGTTCCGTGTCCGCTCTCTAGGTCGCCGATGAATGCCCTAACGCTTATCTCTATCCCCGTTCCCTCTTCAAAGGCCTCGACGCCGTTGCTCGTGGTCAGATAAAGCCTGTTGTGGTCGGTGTAGAGGACACCGGCGACGCGCTTCGCCCCCTCCTCAAGTGCCGCATTGATTGCCCTCTCAACGTACTCGTTTGGTTCGTCGAGTTCGACTATGGACTTATCGAAGGTCTCCGGAATATCTCTGTACTCGAATGGTCCTTCAGCGATGCCGTAGTAGTCCTCCTTCGGCGCCATTCCCTTCATGTTGCTCAGGAGGGTCTTCAGAGTCCGCTCGATGTTCTCCTCGCTCAGCTCGGTGATGCTCGTTCCGGCAACGCGCTTCTCAAGCTCGACGAACAGCTCCACCTTCCGCTCGTGCCAGTTTTTTGCTACCGTTATCTCATTGTTGGCGAAGCGGACCTGTCTGCGGTTGGTCTCATAGCCCAGAACGACGACGTCGCCAAATCCAAGCTCCCTGGCTTTTTTAAGGATGAACTCGTTAACGTCGAACATCTCCACCACCTCACGGCCTCCTTAGGGGGATATCCCTAAGCCTCGCGTGTGCTCCGCCCATCCAGACCGGCACGCCCTGCCCGGGCTCGCCTTTACCGCAGGTTCCCGGGAACATCTCGACCTCTTTGCCAACGGCATCGACGCTGCTCCACAGGGCCCTGGTGGTTATCTCAAGGATAGGCCTCCTGACCGGGTGCTTTATCTCGCCGTTCTCGATGAGGTAGGCCTCCCTGCCGATGTACCTCTGCTGATAGCGCCTGTCGTCGATG
This window of the Thermococcus thermotolerans genome carries:
- a CDS encoding phosphatase PAP2 family protein, which codes for MKLEKNFLALTVAVIAVLALEASGAFIGINGWVNSKLPLIDTPLMNFLTRFGGDVFLALFVAFAVLTEWRKNGRVSRSTLLFILAVAVGLAAVGALKLIFAEPRPRSYGSGIGGYAFPSGHAFRAAIIAAYGSDRWGRYAPIFWAYAVGIALTRLLLHVHWFSDVLFSLLFAPWLYLMLKSLLGGKFE
- a CDS encoding COG2426 family protein, coding for MNGFLEVFLLSLVPTFEGRYAIVYGIGMGYPLWETLLAASLGVLLLSLALPALLPYIDRLMLWLEGTFLRKVARLYLYYVERVRRKAHPYVERWGFIGLTIFVAIPLPGTGVWTGALAAYLLAIEKRQTVPALILGGLLSMAITLLPALGLFG
- a CDS encoding PEGA domain-containing protein encodes the protein MEERINFTAPAWVELPASKEGENYTLIIKINGLDVKIPVLIKEGLTTIVKVKGDQVEKSILAEGATPVEVQFGPPINLPPQLKGPEPALECMVATYGPINGRGLVFELMKNPNGDGYFLLPNGTPVEICGEYYLVEMYGIEDGWASVGHFLNWTSYVPEYREIEMDSHPKDSAVLVFGASYNVLRTPIKLFVPIITNATPGYGFDMNSRRVDFRLNPIQRYNITLASNVTTTAGLTPRISFIVNPPVNGAEIGVNFTALTQAISLKIVYGLPPEYRNLPNGLESTSEGGHWTEENQRDAENGTLLNSTLVITTYPENAKVAIDGKAVCAGRCVLNVTPGEHEVTGTAEGFVSKSRKVVLSPGERLILNLTLSPYPKFEVVSVPEGANLYIDGNSTACITPCNITLTPGTHTLVFRKEGFRDYETVIRASAGDSGVISASLTDLSGRKYSLDPRIKNHEDIPKGNSTNGNSRGFPISGTVAYVLGGIVLVTVAVVIARKL
- a CDS encoding ABC transporter ATP-binding protein, with product MIVRAEKLTKRFGSVLALNSIDVEIPEGLTVIVGPNGGGKSTFLKIAAGAYRPTAGRVEVLGEDPWKSEQIKRRIGVSFDPPALPPLRTGLEWLEYISEARGGDGESVLKAAEMFGARRFIGKKIRDYSAGMRKRVSLAQAFVGDPEVVFLDEPLANLDLKGMRDVMEVIREEHKNGLNLVIISHIWRPFMEIADYAVLIAAGKVQAAGSPQDILPLLEKAFPL
- a CDS encoding ABC transporter permease → MGTVRTQLEWELNDPLKLAVFLFGFLLTGLAFLKDALSMGATGMLSPFSQESAVHYARTIPRLALPVLSQEAYSVLVFVAVMLSSLSIRGEMDSLAALTVYSLPIRKWKLFLIKFSSILLLTTLSFVVPYFLAVGYVLSGSPSLLAGILGDGVWSNVLAFFLIAVFYTVSVSLFIALLSPNSFASILGGLSVLYVPVILGISSLPPFSISAAMSSYLSSVAYGMGHTVAAYGNVVRVGFFLPSMLLAASILLSERRDAR
- a CDS encoding MFS transporter, with product MVGKMEAIENSRLNKFHYTLLAILGTVWAFIAVNTISAGFVIALLKNDPAFQGSLTKLGSLGSAALFGMLFGAWLFGYLADRIGRKKTLILAVSTFSLGSIVSSFAGNLDALIVLRFIVGLGLGGSLPVASSYFAEFMPRSIRGAMISILESFWAVGTIIIGVVAILVKADWRSILLFGGAIILILPLLLTLPESPRFLLVKGRVKEAEETIRKIFGVEVKLEKPEMGKKTSIGDLWRRHGKTTLMLTIAWFSIAFAYYGFFIWLPRFLSTTLGITVFRSFQYFIITAIAQLPGYWSAAYLLERIGRKKTLSYYLLLSGIAGVGFYFAANSGNEAAIIASAIAFSFFNLGAWGAIYAYTPELYPTAVRGTGTGWAGAMARIGGGIAPILAGRIMELSGSALAVLVIAVVAIIGALDVLALGEETMGRELA
- a CDS encoding MFS transporter, which encodes MNLLGRYRLLFVLMNTAFIGNLTVIYYLSKGITYGQIGLVSAISALGFFLFEVPTGVVADKVSRKTSVLIGMALFSFGTVILILLRNFPMLIAYAVISSLGATFVSGSLQAWLFDNLRYLGMEKRYREVMKDIKTLTLISSAFSISIGAFLAQLYGFTLPLVMTLMMELGALVTALSIPEYEFRRPEVSYHIHVLHSARELFKNDLLPLILISIAVTMSINQFRKFFEPYLGEILAGELGTTLMGTLGLLGIVEVVIKTLPRLLGIRLGKKWSVRAYEMAPLAIPVFTALSVLFQNPLFIVLLGVLATVVNTAFGFNVSIEFQHRIPSEKRATVLSLNMMFSAVVMALFYTLYGFAVDRFGLSEARLLFAVVLFGIGLAFKLASLGPLREPLELRHLAE
- a CDS encoding DUF835 domain-containing protein — translated: MLMMAFPLPFLGLSLMATGYTLMRKEIGIKSTATLFPVGAFLLGAINLTYPATITTALAPYLYGAGALFRAMMFIGMAKYALFQIVPPKAPVGNIPHGAFYVDNKRYISLILQRMKYTGNGVLITRTPPEDETPTFPVFWVTRVASTAPWKNIVTVRPTDIGILIDLVKKHLEKGHSIVVLDCFEYLVLENGFENAFKFLLSLKDHVVKFGGTLIVVTDPSMYSEKQWTVMLRELDRLEF
- a CDS encoding TldD/PmbA family protein — its product is MFDVNEFILKKARELGFGDVVVLGYETNRRQVRFANNEITVAKNWHERKVELFVELEKRVAGTSITELSEENIERTLKTLLSNMKGMAPKEDYYGIAEGPFEYRDIPETFDKSIVELDEPNEYVERAINAALEEGAKRVAGVLYTDHNRLYLTTSNGVEAFEEGTGIEISVRAFIGDLESGHGTNSVRILKKFDPESAGRKAGEIAKLAQNPEQGPEGKFDVIFDPLAFANLLSYMSFMTSAYAAEAGFSFLVNKLGQKVANEIVTIKDVGNMPNGYGSRKFDDEGVPTRETTIIENGTFKTFLLNTSMAKKYGTETTANAGLMMPHAWNIVLEPGDYTKEELFSEVKKGIYITNVWYTRFQNYVAGDFSTIPRDGIFLVENGELRPIRNIRVSDNFQRILEGIKALGKESYHIHWWEVRTPVSTPYVLVEDVGITRATK